In Sphaeramia orbicularis chromosome 5, fSphaOr1.1, whole genome shotgun sequence, the genomic stretch GTACAAGATCATTAAACTCAAGGCAATGGAAAACATGCTCTGTTCAGGAAAGTAAAACAGGACTTTGCCAGTTTTGTTTCAGTATCTGAAGCATTTCCCAGAGTCAACTGGCAGACAGACGTAGTATTAGAGAAATAATCACCAAGTACAGAGAACCCTTAAACAGAAGGTTTATTGTACAATGTAAGATTTACACATATCAGACAAAATCTAAACTCTAGATTATTCATGTTTTGTAGATTCTATAATTTTCAGATGCAGGAAATTCTGAAGGAACTATAcattataaagtgtgaaaactttTCTAAAACATATACTGTATTTCTTACATAACATTTACAACCACTATGTTCAACTCTTCGAATGTGTACAAAATGCAGCATAGTGCTCCTTTAAGATGTTAGTGAGAGCAGGGGTTATGGCAACAGAACATATTTCTCTTAATGACATGTGAAGCTTTGATCAGCCCTGGTAAGTAAGCAGCAGTTAAGCCCGGCTCACAAGCATCTCTTATTGGTTTATTATTTTAAGGTTTTCATCGGCATGGTTGGCATTCAGCAAATTTCCTGTGGAAAGTTCTGCACTCCTTGAAGGAATGCAACCACACATGTCCACTAACATGAGTCTGCAGCAAACACAGACTTAACTAGGTAAGACATGAAACACGACTGTGAATACTGCCAAAACCAAATGATGGATTTATGGTGCATTTAATCCACCACAGGCTGAGGAGTGTAATCTACATGCTTTATCATCATATATAAGGCTGGTTTGTGTGTATCAGGCCAGTTTACATGTGTCGTGTGGTCTGTTCGTCGCTCATCTCTCTTCTTGCAGAAGCTGCAGCCTGTCCTCTGCATAGTGTGGGCTGCTGTGTCCAGTATCAATGGCCACACAGTCGTCTGTGAAAAACACCAGGTCCTGCcagggaaagacaaaaaacatgcGGTCACGTTGTTCTGGGATACACCTGAAAACATAACAGATCTTCAAAGTACAAAGTCTCACCCGGTAACAAATTCTGGTGATGATGGTGTACAAGTTCTGGATTTTACGTTTCAGCAGCACCATTCTGGGACGGTCCTTGCAGTACTGGTTTGGATGGTTCAGTACCACATACAGAAAGTCACGGAGCTTGGCAGTGACGCATGAGTTCTAAACAAATGAAGTGACACCTTTAAAAAATGAGCATCACTAAAACTTCTCACCTATCTAATATTTTTACTTAGTTATTGAAGGAGAACAGGATAGATTTTGCTTTATGGAGTGTAAaacttcagtaaaaatcaagtatacttgcaaacatgtaaatatatattatcTCAAAAATCATATACATGCACTCTGATATTCACAAGCCCTACCTAGAACATGTAAATGCATGTATTTGACATATAGAAGACCTTAATCTGAGATTTAATCATTTTATTGACTGATTATATTGCATTTCTGTCACATTAATTCCCAATAAAGAGTGAACATTCATTCagttcttttgtatatttcataTTGATATTAAGGCCTCATTTGCAACACACTATAGCATCACAATAACGATGAAATAACCTGTAATTCACTAAACTAAAATAGCACTAATTTgtgctgttttatttttctatacaTTTTCCCACTTGGTGTTCAACATTAAGCCCGATCACTGTGATTCTGCTGTGAGTAATAATGGTTATTAGTGGGGAAAAGGAAAAATGCATCGATTTCCCTTTTCCAGCTTGGGGAGTCTGTAAAAACAGCTGCAGCACCACTGTGTCTGATGAAGAAAACTTACATGCACATCTAGGAAGATCGTAGGCAGAATCTCAGCACATGGTTTCTGCAACCCAACACATATTTTGCATTAGGATAAACACCAGTAGTTGTCTTCTGGGATGTCTAAAACAAACATGGATGCagtcaaacttaaaaaaaaaaaaaaaaaaaaaatcgcttaCCGTGCGATGGTAAGTGTGTATTTTATCCAGCAGAGTCATGATTTCCTTGCTGAGGCCGAGCGCTCTGGAGTAGCAGGTCGGAGGCGCGCACTCCGACGGCCACGACAGGCTGAAGAAACACAGGAGAGCGGCGAGTCCCAGCCTCATGTTGAGTAATGCTCCTCAGGCGCGTCCAAGTGCTTGTACAGTCAGCCAGCAGTGTTTCAAAGAGTACAGAGGGGGACTTGCCGCAGTTTTAAGGATGGAGAGGTAAGAGAAAAAACGGACGATGACGTGGAGCCGCAGGAGGAAAACGTTTGGGGCCTGCTGTGTTTTGGACACAAAACCAATGCTTTGTTCACGCAGCGTCCAAGTGCGAGTGATGGATGTCATCCTGTGTGATAACAGCCAAGGTTCTGTCTAGctgaaaactgtgtgtgtgtgtgtgtgtgtgtatgtgtgcagttTTTTCAACCCAAAACCAGGATTTATTGTTGCAAATAAGTAAGGTCTGGTCATGCTGAAGAGTAAGTGGATGACTTAAtagacacattaaccctttaacccctgatgtgtctgcggtgagcgttctgaatgtatggttTATTTTGAATAGTAttaaaaaattcaactgtttgctcaaaaggacaatttcaaaacgtgcttatagaatagaccttgtttttTCCATAGACAAATGaacatgctcagtacaccccccccccccccccacacacacacacacacatttgtctaATGAGGGGCAAAACATagaacagtgagtgagaccgactcattttgggcttttttttttagttttccttgtcatgttttgtttttactgttttttgaaGTGTtctggtgattttcctttatttatttatttttttactgtttttaccgagttttgactgtgtaactgctttttggagttcaacctagtgccaaaaagcagctggactgatttagaaaaaaacagcccaaaacaaacACTACTGGgccaaaaattcaaatacttgttgttgttcagtgtgttccagttcacatttcatgttcaacatcctaaatctcttattgatgtccattctgagtgccttatttagaaaaaacctgtcaaacttcagttcctctctttgtctttttctgttattccaccctgttttgaccctaaaacacacagtaaagcaaaactacTGAActaaaggaacacaagcacatactcacagcagcttttaagaacctgaaacagacacaaattcacagcagaaataatgtctcagggcttaaagggttaatacaacagTTGATATTGTTCATCCCTTCTGTGTTGAATCTCTGGGTTATGTTTTTACCCAATTAAAGATGTCTGGTCATTCAACACTGAGGAATGCAAGATTATTAACTTCTGCTTCTGAACATTCTGCTCATTACCActatgagggaataaaagagaagGACACTGAAAACAGTTCAAGTCAGCTGCCTTTACTTAGGACCAAAGCCAGATGATACATAAAATGTCAAAAGAACAGAAAATGTGCTACATATCAAAACTACTGGTTTATTTTTTCTGGTGCTTTATTATCACATCCTCAAATAATAAAGACAGAAGACAATGCTCCTCATTTCAAGGTAGGTTTGAAGGAGCCACTGAGCCTTTCTTCAAATTAAGGAAATTCCTTTTGAATTTTCTCTTTGGGACGTCCATATGGTCACATGTTTCAGGTGAATCCCGAAACACAAACAACCTTTCCCCAGTGGCAGGGCTGTCCAGCACAGTGCCGACAGAGGCTGGGATGTATTCCTCTGCTGAGCTGTGTATTGCTGGATTGACTGTATCTACTACCTTCTGTTTTGTAGCGTCATTATACTGCTGTGTAGCTGAGTTTTCACTCAtgttgggtttaaaaacaggctGATGTGAAGTAGGAAAACTGTCCTTTCCTTTCTCCTCAACCAGCAGCAGTGTAACATCTCTTGGAACCCGGAGATGGTGACTGGGAAGCAGTTTTTCCATCAGACTTTGCCTCTTTTCCTGGAGTCTGTAAGATTTTGAGGACAAAGGAGCTGTTGTTAGTGGGATTGGAGTGTTAAAGTGGTTACCTCATGTATGTGGCCACTGCAGCCGAGCCGTGAAACTCCTCTGATGAAAGGGATATTTCTCTTCAAGAAAGGATTCATCTATGACGTTGGTGACCACTGAACTGCCCATTACTTTTGATGAAAGTGAAGCATAACATCTTAATATAGTAGCTGctagaaaaacacataaatttATTCAACTCACCTCTCCTTTTGCACGCTGTAACTGGGTATATTCAGcatatttttatgtaaaatgtCTTCCCTCAGTTTGACAGTTACAAGACGACCCAGTGTCCCAGGCCACCTGGAAGAAAAATGCAGCAAGTTCAACAACATCAATACAGCCTCTGCCGATAACTGTTAAAACATGATTAGTAATTCCAAGCTATCTAATACATTGGGTTACCTTTTTTGCTTCAGTCACATGACCAATTTCCTTTCCTTTGAATGTAGTAAAGTAGCATTAAATACTGTATCTTCAGCTTTTCAACCACTGGAATTTTTTCCTGACAAATTTGTGAATAAATGCAGACAACTCAAGACATTTGTTGACGCACTGATCTGATGGGATCTACCCGATTTCTGTAACATTCCTGCACTTCTGGAAACTAATGTCTACATATGTCTCTTCACAGAAATGAAAAGCACAGATTAGTTTTGTCTGTGAAGTTTGCAATAAAGGTCATTTAACTTAATTCATTGTGTGTCATTACctacacatggaaaaaaaaactactatggtgaacacacacaacagtgtgAATCACATTGGGAAGCAACATACCAggacaaactgaaaaacaatgtcCAGGATAAATAGGACAAGGAACCTGGGGACATACAAGAGCGTGTGGTGAACAAAACAGGGTTTTATAATGCCTGCATTTAAATCTGCTgtatttatcagataacagcatcACTATAAATGACGTGATATGATCTTATTGGGTTGGATTCAACTCTAAAATTCtgacaaaacatttacacaactttaaattaacaaactACTGTTTACTTTAATTCCAACATTTAATACAGTACTCAGGAGAGGGTTAACTCTACTCAACAAACAACAAAGCAGAAACAAAAGAGctgaaaaccaaaagaaaaacacatgttgtGCATATTGTTCCAAACTGATCCTTTTGATTCCCTTGTCCTTTGGCCAGACAACTTAGATCCAAAGAGACCTCATACTTGAGAcattattcaccagtaaaagtaaTTCAAGCTCAGCAGGGGCCTGACATGAGGGTTCCAGTGTATCAGGAAGAGAAGGAAATTAAATGATGAGTAAAATCACTTATCGCTCCATCTTGGCTTAAAGGAAATGTCCCTAGTGGAATAACAttcaaaaaggattttttttttcaatttaagaCAATGCTCAGAGATGGCTGCATTTCAGCAGGCTGCTGTGGAAATGTTGTTTTTACTTAATCAGTACTTCACTTTAAACAGTGCTTTTGTAATCCACAGAGCTGGATTTGCAGACACGTTGGCTTCATAGAGAGACATAAAGGGCTTTCACTGTATCCAAGGTCTTTTAATACATTGGTATAGAGAGAAGTACAGACTTGGAGTATAGAGCCCAAATGTACATTTAAGGGGAAATAACagttactattatcattattttaaatCAAAGAAGCAGGTATTGGAATAAGCAATCACATAATTACATACTGATTGCTCTAAATGTTACAACAGTTAGAATTCCCACGTGACTGAAAAACACATCATTCATGCCTTTAAAAGATTCAAGATGACTAGATCTTTTAACACATAGTAGTGACATTAACTATCGAAAAAGTCTGCTGAGAATAAATGGTTAATCAGGCTGCAATGGGCTACAACAGTGGttgccttttaaaaaaaaaatcatgagacCCAGTAGATTAAATTTGGGTCTCATGAGGACTCAGATTTACAAAATTAGATTATGACTAAGATCTTTGAAATAATTTTTGGCTtcatttattttgcatcatttacaacatttttggcttttatgctgtttttgtctccttcaatcttttacatcatttatgtaATTTCTGTCTTTTTATACTCCTATGACCGAGGCTTCTCCTTGACATTTCATTTGGCTTTGGTCAATTCTTCTCTCTTAATTTGGacatttatttgacattttgTATAATTCTTATATATTTTACTCTTGACAGATGGTGATCCAGTAAAACCAGCTCCATGAAAGGCAGGGTTAGAATAGGGTAATAGCTGAAATTGGTACAAAGGTATGTGAACAACACTGTCACAAATCTGCTACTCTAACAGTAGGTTTATGCAGGGcgatgtacatttgtttggagaaaTTATAGGCCTAACATAACTGTATAATGGCCCAAAGTACTCCAAATAATATTCAATATGATTTTTATACAACCATGATCAATCAGCTCCCACTAGTCTAACACATTTATGGATCCTCAAGCTGTATTTAATATACAATACCAGATAAACTGAACTTAACTTGAGAAGGTTACCCAGTAGATTCTGAACCTGTTCTTACCCAGAATGCTCCTGCTCTGCAGATGAAACAAGGGTCTGTTTGGGGCAGAGGACATCGGTAATGGAGAGAAGTTCACTTTCAGGCAGGGTGGGCAGGAGGAGCCGCAGGACCTCGAGGAGAACTTCAGCTGACACCTGACTCTGTTTCACCAATCGAGACGCAAAGTCCAGGTCCTATTTTCATATACAGTATACGAAAATGGAAATCAACACTGACACACATCAAATGTCCCCATGTTCCCTGTAAAATAAGTAAATTGTAATACTGCAAATACTTTTGATATAGTCTGACCTGGTCACAGTTCGCATAAAGTCTCTTAAGCTCCATTTGTTCTTTTAAATCTTCCATAGCTTGATTCTTGGCAGTGATATCTTGTGACCTAAAAACACAAGGGAGCATGAGTACAGTAAAAGTTAATGTCCCGTGTCATCCCTCATTTCTTAGAAAATTCCTCATCAGTCCCTGAGATAACACTGACATGATGGCCCACCTCTCAGCCAACAGCGAGATGACCTGATCACACTTGTGGAGTGCCTCCTGGAGGACAGCCACCATCCTGCAATCCTGTTGCAGCTCAAatagcctctcctcctctccctcagtAGAGTCCTGCTGCTGTGCTTGATTTGGATCAGGCCCATGCTGAGTTATATCCAGGCTGTCTAACTGTGTCTTCTCCTTCTGAAGCTGCTGCTCTGCTTCTTCTAGGCCCTGTGGAAAGAGTCAAATTAGCACAGTAATAAACTTcaactacaaaataaaaacatttacgaCTTGTAGCCTGGTGTCAAGTTTGCTGTTGTGTGTTAGAAAGCTTAATTTACCACTGGACCAAATATACATTTGTACAGTTCTCAGATCAAAGTAACCACAATAGATTGTGACAAACACTGCACAACCAAACAGCATCAATCAtacattatgttttatttgtattaaatATGGTGTTAAGTATTTGGCATGTTTTAATAGGATCATGAAAATGCAGCAGTCTGACAGCTTGATATGCGAGCTCTGTATGCACTCAAATACAAGCGCATAGAAACACTCAATATATAGGCAAACTTtgttaaaaacatatataaaaatatgacatAACTGTTTTACAAGTTGAAACTAAGGTTCTAACCACAAACTCTTGTGGTTACTATGCATTTTTTGCTGATTATATGTTCATGTCGCAACTGCCTGAACTAAGTTACATGAAATGTTTTTGTTCTTCTCATTTTCACTGGTCTGTAAAGTGCGTTTGGAAAATGGTCAAATGTAGAATTAACTTCATTTACTTATTGCCGTATAAGCAAAGCACAGACATTTAATACATCACACTGAGGTCCTCACCTTTAAAACTCTGAGTTCAGAGAAAACTTGAATTAGTAAGATGGAAACTGAATCTAAGCTTCTGGAAAAACACGCACATCTGAACTGCATATGGCTAAAAGACCATGAGAGATCCTCAaatcattaaagctgcagtgagaAGTGCTTTTGTTTTCAGATTATGGAGTAATTTGGCAAAAACTCAGTGACAACCTTAAAGGATGCAATTATTCAAGTTGCCTGAAAAGAAGATTTGTGCACCTCCTTGTAGAGAGAGGACAGAGTTTTGAGAGCGGGTATATAAAAATAGGTAATAGCTGTAATAACCAGTTGCTCTCAGACTCTGTCAGATGCGACTCTACACATAGACTCTGTAGCTTTTCACAGAGGCAACATGGCAGTTGATATTATGGCTTCACTTTTACATAGCAGCATGAAAGGGTATCACATCAGTCATCTTTATATAAAGTGtagaggagaaagaaaagaggACAGAGCTCCAGGTGTGTATGTTCAAATTCTGCTTATTTTCTGCCTACAGCAGCTTTAAACAACATCACGACATTTGTAAAATAAAAGTCAGGCAATTCCTACCAAGCTGTGGCTTTGTATACTGTCAGCAATGTCTTGTTTCTCCGTGCTCTTTTTGAGTCTGAGCTGCTGAATGAGCAGGCTGTGCAGGGTAAGCATTGCTCTTGAGGTCTCTAAGACTTTGGTTGTCCTCTCAGCCTTCTGGTAGTGGATGGCAGCCATCTGCACAGCCAAGCAATCTGCCTGGGAACGCAGCTCATCCTCTCTTTCCTTCTGCATCTCCTCCAAAACCTGTCAAAATCAGCACAAATGAGATTTAGTGATCAAGTATCAAGCTAGAATCAGCTCAGTGTAAACTAGACATTACCCTTTAATACAAAGGAATGTGCTTCAGGTCTTATGGCTACTGCTTACTGGAGGGATGTACACACTCTCACAACAAGCAAATCTGAGACATAGTAAAGGCAAGTGAAATTAAAAACagcttttcctttcatttttccATCTCTCCTTCACCTTGTTCATGACACCAGTCTCCATCTCCTTCTCGTTCTCAAACAGCTGGATCCTGTCCTCGAGTCTTTTCTGGAAAAGGAGTAGCTCAGAtgagtctgttttctgtttggccTCGCTGGTTTTCCCCTTGGGTTGTAGATTTGTCTGCAAAAACCATAATGTCCATAACG encodes the following:
- the LOC115419032 gene encoding cytokine-like protein 1; its protein translation is MRLGLAALLCFFSLSWPSECAPPTCYSRALGLSKEIMTLLDKIHTYHRTKPCAEILPTIFLDVHNSCVTAKLRDFLYVVLNHPNQYCKDRPRMVLLKRKIQNLYTIITRICYRDLVFFTDDCVAIDTGHSSPHYAEDRLQLLQEER